CCATTTAAGTGCCGAAACTGGTTACAATGTaccaataacataatttatgtaTTCATACAGGGCGGCATGAAGGCGGTGATAATGACGGATACGTTCCAGTCAGCCGTGCTGCTGGGTTCACTGGCTGTGGTGCTGGCCATGGGCGCAGCCAAGGTCGGCGGCCTCGACGCCGTCTGGGACCACGCGCGACGGACTGATAGACTGCATTTTTTTGAGTAAGGACcagtaattataaaaatatacgttTGTGTGTctatgtaaatattattcgatCAGTCTAGGTAGAGACTGCTGTTTGTACCAAATCCTAAAGATATGTTTGTGCTTTAAAGTAATTTGAATCCAAGTACTTACACATTTCAATAATGTTCTTTCATAAGTAAAATGACATTATCAAATTCACAACAGACgccaaaattttaaattaaacctcAAGGATTAACAAATTAATTGGGATCCCCTGAGATCATGACTATTCTTACATTTACGTGCTTTCTACAAAGTGAAATCTTTCATTCCGCGGCGAGATACAACCAACCTGTTATAGTGATTGTAATTCGAATAAACATATACGTTACTTAACACTTCTTCACAACGCACGCACAGGCCATTAtgcataaaaactattttataaattgactcggtattttatatattatataacaccACGGGTACTTATTGGATAAAGAAGTCAAGAAATTGCCGCTAGCGACAGTATCGCTCCCTATATGCTCATGCGATGttattaatgtttcttttaGTATGAATCCGGATCCGACGGTGCGGCATTCGTTTTGGTCTGTGGTCGTAGGCGGCACCATGTACTGGACCAGCATGTTCTGCGCAAATCAAGCATCAGTACAGAAGTACTTGTCGGTGGAGCGCATCGCGCAGGCGCGGATCGCGCTATGGGTGTCTGCCCTCGGCCTCACCGCCGTATACTCCGTCAACTTTATCACCGGCGCGGTTCTCGCCGCTCATTATGCAGACTGTGATCCGATTCAGGTAAGTGCGTAAAATCTCTTACGCAACGTTTACCCACATGGAATTGTTTACAAAAGTTCGCCGACATCGAGTAAAATCATTGTTTGTTTCTACACACAACACGCGTTAATGCTCTACTTTGACATTGAATCCTTCGTTTGTAAGACCCATGCGTGGTATTTCGTAGTTACACCATCGTATTCACGTGATGCATGCTGAAACACATCGCGTATCTAGTCTACACGATTAGTATGGGAGATGCATCATCATTATAATGGAATCATTTACCTACTTCAGTCAGGTGCGATCAACGCGTCGGATCGATTGCTGCCTCTATACGTGGTGCGACAACTGGGTGCTGCCAGAGGTGTCCCAGGATTCTTCGTCGCTGGCATCTTTGCGGCCAGCCTTGGGTAGGTTAAGAGAGAAAAGTAACTTGCCTTCTGATCTGCCGCTTCTATAGTTGTTGGAAAGATGTCCGTGGAATCCAAAAGTACACCGTAACCCTTCACAAGTGACGCAACTTTACTACTAAACCGTGGGTACAAGCAAATCACATAATCTGGTCCATTGTCTGCTAGTGAATACACTGGTCGTTAAATTCTGACGCACGCTTACGTATTATCAAAACTTTTATTGTTAGCTACttaaattactattattacGTTAAGACACTTTAATTGCCTAGTTAACACAATTTTTGAGTGTGTTATATTGCCtatataacatttaaataacGAACTCAACACCAAATTAGAAGCCCCGTCTGATTTGTACGTTAAATGTGCGAAATGTTCGAAGGCGTTCCCGTGACTGAAGCAGATACCAACTTCGTTCCTGAAATGGGACTTAACCAGAAAAGTCCAGTTGTGATACCAGTTTCAATTTGAGCATCATCGGTGCAGATCTGTCTATATTAACACTTAACACTTTGCGGCAGTTGAAAGCGCAATTTTGTTTTAGTACCAAACAAACTGATACGTCCTACTCATAACTACAATATGTATATTGAAATCACATGTTTTTTCCATAAAACAATTAGTAAGTAAAGTATAATTTAATACCTTTTGCTTTTGTAGGACGGTAGCTTCTGCGTTGAACTCCTTGGCCGCAATAGCGTGTCAGGATCTGGCCACTGGTCTTCTTGGCATAACGCTACCTGAGAACAAAGGGGCTACTGTAAGTAAAGTGATAGTGAGacacattaataattttataaattcgaTAAACAAGATATTTTAGATTATGATCTTTTTCAACAATgacaacctctgtggtccagtggttgagcgatgtgatcacgatctggtggtcccgggttcgattcccggtggggacaaatcacaaacatcactttatgatccctagtttggacattacaggaagatcagatcacctgattgtccaaaagtaagatgatccgtgcttcggaaggcacgttaagccgttggtcccggttactacttactcactgatgtaagtacgtagtcgttacatgagtcatgtcaggggcctatggcgtctcaataataaccctgacaccagggttgatggggttggtaatccacctcacaacccacatgatagaagaagagatctTTTTCAATTATGTTTTGAAAGATCATTTTGTCCATAGATAGCGCGATGGGTGTGTCTAGCATGTGGCGCAGTGTCCTTTGGACTAGTATTCCTGGTGGAGAGACTCGGGCCGGTGCTGCAACTGGCTCTCTCGTTCAACGGCATAGCTGGTGGCGTCTCTCTCGGACTCTTCTCCTTGGGCATGCTGTTCCCATGGGCTAATGCTAAGGTGAACAACAACAAGTCAAATCGGTGGTTTAGATTCAGCTTGTTGTACAAAGTTGCACTAACTACCCAGTTACACAATCGCAATTGTGGTAGTCAGGAGTACGTCCAACGCAAGAttgatctaagtacccacacctcaccgagctttctgttagaccaactttgtggtgtggtgagccgtgtcgctgCACGTGTATGTAACATACTTGGTTTTCTGTAGGTGACGTATacacttttttttgtatttttataatttacatacCTCCTAAAAAGAAGCGCGCgacgtcaagccactcgccgtaaagagactcgccgtagcgggagtcGCTGTTCGGggagtcgccgttcggggagtcgctgtcaacgctttAATTCAAAGCAACCGTGTACCTGTCTGAATGTTTCTTACCTCTTCACTGCTGAACCAGAAAGGCCTAGTCGTACCCGACATACCGGAGAGAGAAACTATAATAAGTAGTTATCATTTCTCAGGGCGCAGTGGCGGGTGGAGTGTTCGGTCTTCTGCTGGTGGTGGCGGCAGGTGGAGGTGCGCAACTGGCACAAGTGCCCCTGCACCGGCTGCCGGGCTCCGTCAAGGGGTGCCCAGCCTCTCACAACCTCACCATACAGATGTCAATGAACCCTACGTAAGAacgcattttttttactttcttatGAAAATTCTTCCcgatataaacaaacaaaaacaataaggCACAGGCCCAGACAATAAGGCCAAGCAAGTTTTCCCTAAATGGCGGTCGATCATTTCCCTATGGGCACATCAAGATTTAATCCTGTAGACTTCGTAATGCGTATCATACATACGTGCAATTTGACACGCAGCCGCAACAGCTGTGCTTCGATCGAAATAATATCAAAACAACACTTGTGTTCATTAATTTTAAGTTCTGTGTCAAACAGTGGAATGCCCATAAATTGAACGAGGCAAGTATTCAAAACTAGATTATCACTTCCAAATAAAGACGTTACCTAATAAAATATGCATGCATCGTTTAAATTATATGTAtctcatataaaagacatcaacgcgatcGTTCTTTCTTTATAGATATGTAAATCACTTAACTTGATTTTACATGGCAAAAGTTAATTGATTCCGATATAAAAATAGCATCGAAATTAACGTACAATTATTTACGGATTCTTTTACGTGGGACGGTGGTATATAAGCATTAAATTGCGattagcaaataaataattgttcgATACGTATATATGACTTTCCTTCGCTTATCGCCCAGTTAAGCGACTCTAaatcaacaatgatattactacAATTTCCtacttaaaattactttttaataagtatgtgtaagtaagtaagtataagtactttGTGTAAATGTGAAAGCACattcttattacttttttattgtttttaaattcacTAAGTAGACAATTTACTTTCTTCTTTCACTAACTTATATTGTAATTATACTATTAACATAACGATAAACCCTTTTCGTATCTATTACATAAGTAAAATACACGCAGCTGTATATAGAGCAGTAGAATCTAGAATGTGTGTGTAAAATGTAATGACATTTTCTTGATAGTCGTACATGTATCCATCGAAGAATTCATTGGTATAATGAGTGCGAAAAATAGAGTTCAATAGCTGTTTCTAAAATCAGGGGACTCTCCAACTAAATAAGTACTGAACTTGGTATTACAATAAGGGTCTTTTcagtgtttattttaaaatcaatatatataacagacatatgcattgttcatctatgtttttgggtataaacgatggctctttttattacacccaggcacaattacatcttccacccattattattctaatcaaaagagaagcaatacaggtagatacataattctatacataatgtgatcccccaatgcccagcagtgggcgtcgtacggctgatgatgatgatgatgtgatccaaatatcaaacaacaattatatatatatatatatatatataatatatgcttcagccattacattgtatttttaaataattatatacttacccgagtaatgagaaaataggtagttatcacgtttaaactgaacaacgccatctgtattgtttttggtgaacgtagtctggaaagtccctcattgtccAAGTAAGACCTGTAAACGAGACTGACCGCATCACCGCAAACCTCTCATTAAGGTCAACATAAATATAACTCTTTAATATAAGTACAGACTTTCGGCTAAACACATTTCACATCAAATTTTGTTTTAGCAAACGAATATAACGACCGGTCAACCCGGGTCAAAGATCTGAATTGTTGAATAATATTCAGGTCAAGTAGAACATCATTTGTGATACAACGGATTCCGTTTACCATTTTTGTCTACTATATTAATATACATTTCGTTAGAATTCTTTGTAATATTTAGGGTCAAGCCGACAAGGGCGGGTCATGATTAAGAAAATGTGTGAAGGTTAATTCTGCCCACGCGTCATTGTGGGATGTTGATCGAAACAAGTATTACAATAGTATTGTaatctaaaaaacaaaaacaaatgttaaatagatcAATAACAATATGCTTAAAATATCGCTTATTAGTTATCTgtgtacctactgaaaaaaacatgtttatatACGTACATGCCCTTGATCACCAACATCAACCCTGACCAACCCTCAACCACCCATCAACCCTTGAGCAtcaaccccgacaccagggttgatgcggttggtaattaaaaaaagatgCTCTTgatccctaaaggggtgggacgaaccacaagtaattagaagattttgcagacacttttgatacgaacttTTGAGATAACAAGTAACGTGGTAACAGGTAGTTAGCCCATCATCCATAATAGGTATAATGGTCTACCATGCTGGACTGGGCAAAATCCCGTAGTCAATGGACTGTTATAACATTCCCGGCatcataagtaaataaaacgttttaattTCAGTGAAAACCACGACGAAGCAGTATTCTGGTTATTCCGCGTGTCGTACCTATGGTATTCCGGGCTGGGATGCGCAGCCACACTGCTGGCGGGGCTGCTAGTATCCGCGCTCACTGGCGCCAACGACCCCGCAAACGTGCCCATCGACCTCATATCACCGCCAGTTGTCGCCTTCCTCAACTCCTTGCCCAACAAAGTGAAGGTACGAATATACGACGGTCGCGGATTTGTGACCGCGTGCTGTTGATTATTTAATGCGACAATcctacgtcaaaaaaagctaaCAGGAAGCCCTGGTCAAAGTCGACCCCGCCAATAATGTGCCCATCAATGTACCGGCCGCCAACGTGCTCATCTCGCCGCCGCTCGGCGCCTTCCTTCACTCCTTGCCCAACAAGTGAAGGTAGGAATGTACGACTGATTCTGTAACCAGAGTCAACGGTTGCAGGTTTATGTGACGGTCggctattattattgttataaaatttagataaatacctactaataaGTTAGGTTACACAAGGTTAAGCTAATCGAAAATACACTAGTCAAAGTGAAGTGATCCTATGGATTATTATCATCTGTATAGCgttttatacctacctacctatatatacttattaatCGCGCAATTCAAAAATCGAATGTATGTTCTATTTGAACCCGCTAAACCACCTCCTGATTGTAGACCTATCCACCCGtcaccatagagcaacacggatctCCGAATAACCTCAGACTTCTATGTGCTTATTAATCGCGCAATTCAAAAAAggaatttatcttttatttgaaCCCGCTAAACCATCTCCTGACCTATCCACCCGCCACTCGTAATAACCTCGGATTTATGTTCTTTGGGATTATTAAGTAATTACGCGCTCGTCTTCACAAATAACGATTACATCATCAATCACGACATACTTATTGCTACACTTGCATTATTAGGTATTAAAAGAGATAGGTACAGACTCGTTTTTGACTTTCGATAATAACAAATCTAATTTAATTGAGATTTACGAGACGTGATGGCAAGTGTATACTCATCATGCACTGAGTCTTTCCAggcccatcatcatcaatttaagagccacgtgcagcatttccatgctacttttttagggaaaaataggacagtggtttccctcttgccttccgcccgcagtactctgtctgacgcaagtgggatggcgcccagagtagtctgttACAGCCATACtacgactcctgtcctccgcctctgaatattactcacagttactgctgccctgtcAGGTTCCACGTTCTTTTAACCTCCTAATTTCATGGTTAATAGACATCTTTTCATGTTTTATCTCTGTTTATGGCGTttatgggtataaatgatgacccttgttattacactcaggcacaacacatcttccacccattactattctgatcaaaataaagagaagaaatataggtagccAAGCCACATAATTCTGTATGTAtcagatccaaatatcaagcaacaattatttttatatatgcctctgccattaagtacattctatttttgtataattatgagtaatgagaaaataggtaattatcacgttaaatgtgAACAGCGCctcctatattgtttttagggaacgtagcctggaaagtacctccTTGCGTAAATGATTGGTTAAACCGACAGACCATTTGGTTGCCATCCGCTCTAACTTTACATTGCCTTATCGCAATATTTTTTCTCCGTAAAATATTTTGATTGGACGGTCTGTTACGTAATACATTTACCGCAATAGATGTAGCCAAATAGTTTAGATAATTTGAAAACGACCGATAAACCTTAACTTACAACCTCTTTTCTATCTACTTTTTGTAACACTGttgaattatgttactatagttgaGCTTTTTGTCAACTATTATTGTTCCTGGTTGTGTCGTAATAaccttaggtaggtatatgcgTGTGAATAATTACCGCTTCCCGTTGTAGAAGTTGCTGAGGGTTCCGGCGCGAATGGGGTCGGAGCGGCGGCGCAGCTCAAGTCTGCGGCCTCCGAGTGTAGCGGATGACAAGGacacgcggcggcggcggcggctgtcAGAAATGGCGGGCGGAGTCTTCTACAGCGACGCCGCCTCGCAGACCCGCGGACACGACAACCTCGCCCTACGCCTCGAAACTGAAAAACCACCCACAATAGAAAACAACCAGCACACCAGCTTCTAAACCACTTTATTACGAAAACCAAAGATAATCCAAATATTGATTACACGCCAACCATGTACAAATCGTTAAATACTAACGAAGTATTTAAGCTCTAggttaattatttataagttaaaataattttattaaaacgcTTAGTGGGTATGTACTTACCGGTCGAAGCCTCATCCAGGAGTTGTTGATCTTTGTTATAGGAACATAGGAATTTGTTCAGATTCAGtaggtattttagttttatcaTTAGCAATATTTTTAGGTATCCTTTAGACTTAGATGCTAAGCAGCTAAAGTCTAACAatgttaaattatatttattttgttacttgCAGTTTATTAGTTGTAATTCTAATAcgtaataaatgtcaaaatagtGAATTGCGTCTCTCATTTATTTACCACATTAaatgtatacttaaataaaatagcaACTTGGAGAGGCAGACAAATATTTTAACACAATCATAACAATTAAATACGCTGCATTGCATTATATTGCACAATAAATAGAACAAAAGCGCAGCACATTAAAACACATTTATCTGCCTCTCGTCAGCAGTTATctagataatataatttgaacATAACATTTCAAAATAACATGAATATGGGCAAATTATTCTGTGCTTATGATATCAAGGGCGTGCccttgtaaataattaattaatatcatTTCACGATAATAGGTCTTGTTGTTGGTGTGTTTGTTGGTGATGTATTTCTTGCATAGTGGAGACGGGGAGCGTGGCGCTGACGGTGATGGGCGGCATGCCGTGGAGCGACACGGGTGTGACCACGGGCAGCCCGGCGCCCGGCCCCGgcaccggcggcggcggcagcggcgacGTCGCGAAACTACTCATGTCAAACGTTGGCACTAAGTTAGTCGTACTTGGTGGGTAGGCGGCCGACACCGGAGGTAAAGCTTGTGACTGAGTGTAATTAGCCATCATCGGTATATACGGCTGAGGCTGGTTCATAGGTATGCCAATAGGCAAGTTCGGCAGCGGCGCCGGCGGCTGCACCTTTGATACTGATGGTATACTACCTAAGTTGGTCAATGTTGCGTCTGCTAAATCTGTAAAAAGAAGCAGAATAATAATCACCAACAACTCAATCTGTAGATGTGATATAATTAAATGAACCTAAGTAATTCTCAATACAGCatgataattttaataacaagTATTTATGTGAATATATCATGAATATTATTTATGCATTACATTTATCCTCAGAAACCTAAAAAACAAGAGTGTCTATAAGTTTTTGAATCAACAATTTGTGGCTCATGcaaaggatgtacctctgattaacccaattgggaatatacctTGTTCAGTTTCTGACTTAGCCCACcatgttaaaaaatattgatatgaatatgtttatgtacgtatgtgtatAATAGAATGCATTTTTAGCACTCATTTCATTTAATATtctgtttattttaaagttactATAATACAACATGTAAAAAAGATAAATGTGaagttacataaacataaaagttacaacaaaaaaaagtacttactggTTGAATAAGCAGCCATATTAGACATGACAGACTGTGCATGCGATGTTGGTTGTTGATTAATTTGAGGAGCCACTTGCTGAGGCTGCTGCATGGCATTTGGCTGAGGTGGTTGCTGAACCACACCTGGAGGAGCAACCATTTGTGGTATGTTTCCCAGTGGAGCAGACGGCGGTTGCACATTACTCTGAGGAGCAGAATATCCTCCAGGGTTCACCATCGGTACCCCGGATAAAAATGGTGGAGGAGCATTTTGCTGTTGCTGTGGAATTGTGGCCTGGGATGCAGCAATCAAAGGAGTCTTGTCATCAGTCAAATTCATGTTCTGCATCCCTTGTACAATATTCTGTTGACTGCTTGGTACCTGTGATGGtgcctaaaaataaaattacttacttcattaaatatcaaacgacattcctttgttttatattaatttatatacaaataaatgaattatcatatggataaaataaataaaaaatattacatagatacataagatcacacctatttaaataataaaacaaataaatatactcACCATAGAAGTAGGTGCAGTATATGGTTGGTTAGGAGCAATGACACTTCTTATTGGAATCCTGTGTAAATATCCATAACCAATTCCACATCCCAAGCTGCCTTCTCCTCCCCAACCATGATTAGGAGTAATATGCACCTCACGACATGTGTCGTCATTGATATTATAGACATACAGCTTCAAAGCTCTACCCTCGTGAGCTTCAATGAGAGTGAACAAGTCTTCACTTTCATGCATGATAGAATCCGCTCCAATAATATAATCAGAGAATGGTCTCAGTCCTGCAATTTCAGCTGGGGAAGTTGGGTGCACTTCCTGTAATGACCAATACAatgtaaaaaacaaataaataaatctgaaaCAAACATTAATTGTAGCAGTACTAAAGGACTTACCAATACATGCCAAACATTCTCATTAGCACCTTCAAAGGAGCAAAACCTAATACTGACGCCCAGGAGACCCTGCCCGCCCCAGTTAGCGCTGGGCGTGATCAAAACTTCTCTCACCGACTGTGTTTTACTACTGTAAACTAACATTTTGATTGTTTTATCAACATTTTTCTTAAGAAGTTCCTTCAACGTGTCATTGTCTTGGTCCAATCTAATGTTTTCTATAGCCACTATGAAGTCAAAAAATGCTTCCAAATTGGCTTTCTGTCCTGGAGACCCATCCTGGACCTGCGAATTAAAATATTGACGTGTTACTTCCAAGAGTTcggaaaatacaaaaagtagGGGAATAAGAACAATGGTACAAACCCGCAAAACATGATATCCTTCGGAACCGCCTCCCGGCACTTCAGTACTATGGGAAGAACCCATTGAAAAACGtagaaatttataaaaaatacaatttaactaTTTTTTGACAGAAGTATTCCAACAACTGCAACAATTTTTTGActttgacgtttaataatttTTGATCACGACGTGGCActggaaaagaaaatatatgacTTATTTCCCAAAAAAttactatttataaaaataattgcacaAAAAATCGTAAAAATTTGTTGTCACCTGCGTACTTTCTAAATtcatgaaacaaaaaaatttctcgtattttcttaaatatattttacggtattttttttttactttcttacCGGTATTTTTCACAATCATACACATCACTAAccgttcattcattcattcaaaatcaaattcggATACATTCACAGAAGAATGTTAgctggctttttggcgggaaacgggaacgggatagttgctttcttcattgaataatctaaataattaatacgaagtggtgttttgtggttaatgatcgcattaagttagtcggaagacattcgcgagtgttattatattggagtattcaataaacaaagtgtatctgcctattttcgcttcgtgtcaggaagccgcttcataactcaaaagtttatgcggacttttgagttaattcgtttggggttcggagtaggagtctactccgagggtgggggcttaggtttcatcatcatcacctttcatcatttcattaatcatcaagaaaaaaaatacgtcagacatggctgtatgggcatagttccctttgccttacccttcggggaaaacaaaaacaaaaaaaaaaaaaaaaagaatgttagCTGTTTACAGAAAAAGAACAAATTTTATGGACAAGTTTTATAAAAATTCTAATCACAATCAATAACGTTGTACCTTtacatcattaattttatattttgtataacaTTATGCTTCGTCTTTTTCGTTTGTGACTTCATGTTCATGATATTCTTGATGACAAAACATATGACATGAAATCAAAAAATTGTTAACCTCCTTAATTTTAAGTCGGTTATAAAGAAAGCTATTGTCAGAAAGTAGAAATGTCAACAACAAATATCTAAATCTTTTATTTCCATTTTTGCAACTCCCGACCAATATTTTCTGGAAATATTACTGATATCTAACACTAAAGGAACCTATAACACAAATGCAATGAAAAAAATTGGAAAAATGCAATTTTGATGAGGTAAGTATAATCATCAAACCTTGTAAATGTTGTAATGAACTGTTTAAAAttggtctgaaaataaattagttaCACAGTAAAAATAGTGAACGTTTCTTTTTAAAGTTCTTAAGATAATTTATTATAGTTTGCATTTTCCGATAATATCATCAGTCATAATTAAATTGTATGGGTGTGTCCTTCAGCCTTTAGGAGATTCAtggtgtacctacctacagtcCGGAAGCACTGATTGCTGTTGACCTTGTTAATAGCTAGCTTACACAGTTAATTACcaatcttatgaaataattcACAAACTTCATAAATTATTCTCACCTTTCAGGAAATCAACTTAACCAAAAAAATGGCTGAtgtaaaacatttaataaatgaaTGGTTGACTGAATACGCGTCATTACAAGACCATGAAATAAAAAGCTTTGCAGCAGAACATGAACACAATCACGAAATAGCAACGGCAATATTCAATCTACTGTACAACGAAGACGAGGCAGAAGGAAATGCATCAAAATCTAATGTTGATCCACAGTATGAACAGGTATAaaattcactttaaaattattaagaaAAGGATTATCTTTGTTTAACGtcatacctttttataaatccattactt
The nucleotide sequence above comes from Pectinophora gossypiella chromosome 6, ilPecGoss1.1, whole genome shotgun sequence. Encoded proteins:
- the LOC126367728 gene encoding sodium-coupled monocarboxylate transporter 1, which encodes MSRQHCRSIFPRIYGKHKIVIITSVICWALSCCLVSASPSLRRHTTTRSNNVTISIEKNVTDPNELFHWEDYSVLATMLIVSCAIGVFYGYFAEQQTTGDDFLLGGSSMGTFPMALSLAASFITAIELLGNPAEMYMAGAQFWMICIAFVLVVPITSQLYLPVFMRLRLTSCYEYLEVRFCKSIRVYASALYMMQMILYTAVAVYAPALALSDVTGLNTYLAVSLVYVVCIFYASQGGMKAVIMTDTFQSAVLLGSLAVVLAMGAAKVGGLDAVWDHARRTDRLHFFDMNPDPTVRHSFWSVVVGGTMYWTSMFCANQASVQKYLSVERIAQARIALWVSALGLTAVYSVNFITGAVLAAHYADCDPIQSGAINASDRLLPLYVVRQLGAARGVPGFFVAGIFAASLGTVASALNSLAAIACQDLATGLLGITLPENKGATIARWVCLACGAVSFGLVFLVERLGPVLQLALSFNGIAGGVSLGLFSLGMLFPWANAKGAVAGGVFGLLLVVAAGGGAQLAQVPLHRLPGSVKGCPASHNLTIQMSMNPTENHDEAVFWLFRVSYLWYSGLGCAATLLAGLLVSALTGANDPANVPIDLISPPVVAFLNSLPNKVKKLLRVPARMGSERRRSSSLRPPSVADDKDTRRRRRLSEMAGGVFYSDAASQTRGHDNLALRLETEKPPTIENNQHTSF
- the LOC126367729 gene encoding Golgi reassembly-stacking protein 2 — translated: MGSSHSTEVPGGGSEGYHVLRVQDGSPGQKANLEAFFDFIVAIENIRLDQDNDTLKELLKKNVDKTIKMLVYSSKTQSVREVLITPSANWGGQGLLGVSIRFCSFEGANENVWHVLEVHPTSPAEIAGLRPFSDYIIGADSIMHESEDLFTLIEAHEGRALKLYVYNINDDTCREVHITPNHGWGGEGSLGCGIGYGYLHRIPIRSVIAPNQPYTAPTSMAPSQVPSSQQNIVQGMQNMNLTDDKTPLIAASQATIPQQQQNAPPPFLSGVPMVNPGGYSAPQSNVQPPSAPLGNIPQMVAPPGVVQQPPQPNAMQQPQQVAPQINQQPTSHAQSVMSNMAAYSTNLADATLTNLGSIPSVSKVQPPAPLPNLPIGIPMNQPQPYIPMMANYTQSQALPPVSAAYPPSTTNLVPTFDMSSFATSPLPPPPVPGPGAGLPVVTPVSLHGMPPITVSATLPVSTMQEIHHQQTHQQQDLLS